From the genome of Neodiprion pinetum isolate iyNeoPine1 chromosome 3, iyNeoPine1.2, whole genome shotgun sequence, one region includes:
- the Tusp gene encoding tubby-related protein 4 isoform X5 gives MQPWHILVTLVYFGTTAGQLIVMDVHGAMVSEVQLAAAVTSMAWSAEKFKMEEGDDDVTGSQCSQDERSYVLAVCLADGNIILLRSFDDVSPVTIRTGLRSPLLAEWSNSKKLLAVAGIKDSDHVFQPNPQEFTNLLQFYSDTGVLVYTTAIPYTQCPVSALTWGHNDRRLFVATGARVHAAWVSRRVGSLQLLSRLAVRAALSRESSVQQLPLPPRLRALVAALFASTIRCCVPEPRELRRFVSRPPPGGGRLHCTMLRHAGEPAPCYTLYLEYLGGLVPLLKGRRTSKIRPEFVIFDPQSQETLQTTDFSTQYQAYSDGSDTERDTADLCGSPRNRRKNRRRREEKPVEETDDLAYVDTLPEHARLVEVTSNIWGTKFKIHGLTDSVPANLGQVTYRTSLLHLQPRQMTLVMTELRDDVPAGPDPTFNPNLFSEDEEEVFQEPQGSSRGSLEAQPPPIAPMTPRNSRLNANRPKSQISNQFITSEALSPALARAESYEDEFSYVDLQDMVSFCENLRATSGNTYRTPPRHNSPRCCDVPTLQSPKNAVAPTQTLIATSNPNTDYTGNIQRVKTALADQQTNMATKKDIENNKMNQISDEKSNLTSNPGSVIPLSIQGGGNLGSGSCSPSTIINGLSNPVNCPPGQSIFLNGLSGIGGSSGAVLQAASNIQNSGIQMSQMSVHSKNSLNLAGSVNGSTGLGCSSGNLNGMPTNSKSAGSANGRCNGPGSPTCSGQVHVAQSQCPLTTSQPNGGQQSSKRKDAKAQGCCGKSSPGGNQVGIAPGKSEELRYIDEENSLELGTVQFRTVHRTPTVVSIGPLCLADPIVRSCSVGYLDLVDAQLVPCEVALRMLRKEAPNKRLVLVSRKTKKRRKNKPQTEISQPNRKPPRLKNCGKSRSLDSSDIFPSTEQIATVPQLPEHLEEASNPESPESKHVEAVADLVETTPPTEANSKREKADTELQETPEVIPEKPARLEACPSPVRGSSPSGSIASSLDGLAARLRDFDESHSLPPPSPRLTSRLPRSSPSSPAPSKKGKRPASASPIRRRLLSSPLLSRRPRKSRGESSDDEGLPQEESPRNYRNLETFQKAQLRQKLKQRGAGSSGHKSDIFNKREELRMHNKAPMWNESSQVYQLDFGGRVTQESAKNFQIEFRGKQVMQFGRIDGKAYTLDFQYPFSALQAFAVALANVTQRLK, from the exons ATGCAGCCTTGGCATATCCTCGTAACTCTG GTCTACTTCGGAACGACGGCGGGTCAGCTGATAGTGATGGATGTTCACGGAGCAATGGTGTCGGAGGTTCAATTGGCAGCGGCGGTGACGTCGATGGCTTGGAGTGcagagaaattcaaaatggaaGAAGGGGACGACGACGTAACCGGTAGCCAGTGTTCGCAAG ACGAACGGAGCTACGTGTTGGCGGTTTGTCTCGCCGACGGAAATATCATCCTGCTGCGTTCCTTCGACGACGTTTCACCCGTGACGATACGAACAGGGTTGAGGTCACCTCTGCTTGCCGAGTGGAGCAATTCCAAGAAGCTTTTGGCAGTCGCTGGTATCAAGGATTCCGACCATGTTTTTCAACCCAATCCCCAGGAGTTCACGAATTTATTACAGTTCTACTCCGATACCGGCGTTCTGGTCTACACGACGGCGATACCGTACACGCAA TGTCCGGTATCGGCGTTGACCTGGGGTCATAACGACAGAAGATTGTTCGTTGCAACAGGAGCGCGAGTCCACGCAGCTTGGGTATCTAG ACGGGTTGGTTCTCTCCAGTTACTCTCAAGGCTTGCTGTCCGCGCTGCTCTCTCCAGAGAATCCAGCGTGCAGCAGCTGCCTTTGCCTCCAAGACTGAGAGCCTTAGTCGCTGCCCTTTTCGCAAGCACCATAAG ATGCTGCGTACCCGAGCCGAGAGAATTGCGGCGTTTCGTATCGCGTCCGCCTCCCGGGGGTGGCCGGCTTCACTGTACGATGCTTCGGCACGCGGGTGAGCCAGCGCCGTGTTACACACTGTACTTGGAGTATCTCGGAGGCTTAGTACCACTGCTCAAGGGTAGAAGGACGAGCAAAATTCGTCCAGAGTTTGTGATATTCGATCCGCAAAGTCAAGAGACGCTACAGACGACAGATTTTTCCACGCAGTATCAGGCTTACAGCGACGGCTCTGACACCGAAAGAGACACTGCGGATTTGTGCGGATCGCCGAGGAACAGAAGAAAGAACAGAAGGAGGCGGGAGGAAAAACCCGTAGAAGAAACCGACGACCTCGCGTACGTCGACACTCTGCCTGAG CACGCGAGATTGGTGGAAGTTACGTCAAACATTTGGGGGACCAAGTTCAAAATTCACGGACTGACCGACTCCGTTCCCGCTAACTTGGGTCAAGTTACATATCGAACGTCTCTCTTGCATCTGCAGCCAAGACAGATGACACTGGTCATGACTGAGTTGAGAGATGATGTACCGGCGG GTCCAGACCCGACTTTCAATCCGAACCTTTTCTCCGAGGATGAAGAAGAAGTGTTCCAGGAGCCGCAGGGAAGCTCACGCGGTAGTTTGGAGGCCCAACCGCCGCCAATCGCCCCAATGACCCCGAGGAATTCTCGACTGAACGCGAATCGTCCAAAATCGCAGATTTCCAACCAATTCATAACGTCGGAAGCTCTTTCGCCGGCGCTCGCGCGAGCCGAGAGTTACGAGGACGAATTTTCGTACGTCGATTTGCAGGACATGGTGAGCTTCTGCGAGAACCTCCGAGCCACGTCTGGTAACACGTACAGAACACCGCCGCGACACAACTCGCCGAGATGCTGCGACGTCCCGACGTTACAGTCTCCGAAAAACGCGGTAGCGCCGACGCAGACCTTGATAGCAACCTCAAACCCGAACACGGACTACACGGGTAACATTCAAAGGGTAAAAACAGCGCTGGCTGACCAACAGACGAACATGGCGACGAAAAAGGATATCGAGAACAACAAAATGAATCAAATATCAGACGAGAAGTCGAACCTGACCTCGAACCCCGGTAGCGTCATCCCCCTCTCGATCCAGGGTGGAGGTAATTTGGGCTCGGGTTCTTGCTCACCGAGTACAATAATCAACGGCTTAAGCAACCCCGTTAACTGTCCCCCGGGACAGTCAATATTCCTGAACGGTTTAAGCGGCATCGGAGGTTCAAGTGGCGCAGTTCTGCAGGCAGCTTCTAACATCCAAAATTCCGGGATTCAGATGAGTCAGATGTCGGTGCATTCTAAGAACAGTCTGAACTTAGCGGGTAGCGTGAACGGCTCCACTGGGCTCGGCTGCTCGAGCGGAAATTTGAACGGCATGCCGACGAATTCGAAGAGTGCTGGGAGTGCGAATGGTCGGTGCAACGGGCCGGGTTCACCGACTTGTTCAGGCCAAGTGCATGTGGCCCAGAGTCAGTGTCCATTGACAACTAGTCAACCGAACGGCGGCCAGCAGAGTTCCAAGAGAAAAGACGCGAAGGCACAGGGTTGCTGCGGAAAGTCGAGCCCTGGAGGAAACCAGGTGGGAATAGCGCCGGGAAAATCCGAAGAGCTTCGGTATATCGACGAGGAGAATTCCCTCGAGTTGGGCACTGTTCAGTTTCGGACCGTCCACAGAACTCCGACGGTGGTTAGTATCGGACCACTTTGTCTCGCTGACCCGATAGTGAGAAGCTGCAGCGTCGGCTATCTGGACTTGGTCGACGCACAGTTGGTGCCTTGCGAGGTGGCGCTCAGGATGCTACGGAAAGAAGCGCCGAACAAGAGACTGGTGCTCGTTTCTCGGAAGACCAAAAAAAGACGGAAGAACAAACCGCAGACCGAGATCTCACAGCCGAACAGAAAACCTCCGAGGTTGAAAAACTGCGGTAAATCGCGCAGCTTAGACTCCAGCGACATATTTCCGAGTACCGAACAGATCGCCACAGTGCCTCAGCTGCCCGAACACCTAGAAGAGGCTTCGAACCCCGAATCTCCGGAAAGCAAACACGTTGAGGCCGTCGCGGATCTCGTCGAGACCACTCCTCCTACTGAGGCCAATTCTAAACGCGAAAAGGCGGATACTGAGCTCCAAGAAACGCCCGAAGTCATACCTGAAAAGCCCGCCAGATTAGAGGCTTGTCCGTCTCCGGTCAG AGGGTCCAGTCCAAGTggctcgatcgcttcttcgctGGACGGACTCGCAGCTAGGCTGAGAGATTTCGACGAGAGTCACTCCCTGCCACCACCGTCTCCACGTCTGACTTCAAG ATTGCCCAGAAGTTCACCTAGCAGCCCAGCACCGTCAAAGAAAGGGAAACGACCGGCGTCCGCTTCCCCAATCAGACGAAGGCTTTTGTCCAGTCCTCTGCTGAGCAGACGACCCAGAAAAAGTCGGGGGGAAAGTTCGGACGACGAAGGGTTGCCCCAGGAGGAATCGCCAAGGAATTATCGCAACTTGGAGACCTTCCAGAAGGCCCAACTTCGCCAAAAG TTGAAACAGCGAGGCGCCGGATCCTCGGGGCATAAATCAgacattttcaacaaacgaGAGGAACTGCGGATGCACAACAAGGCTCCGATGTGGAACGAGTCGAGTCAGGTGTACCAACTCGACTTTGGCGGCAGAGTCACTCAAGAGagtgcaaaaaattttcaaatcgaatttAGGGGCAAGCAG GTGATGCAGTTCGGTAGGATAGACGGTAAAGCCTACACTCTGGACTTCCAATACCCCTTCAGTGCATTGCAGGCCTTCGCCGTGGCACTTGCAAATGTTACACAGCGGCTCAAGTAA
- the Tusp gene encoding tubby-related protein 4 isoform X3 — protein MHLHFEKNNNAKCDCNILSLSWMGKVPDELPEDEGWKLNRTNYYQEGWLATGNARGLVGVTFTTSHCRTRAAELPLRTNYNLRGHRSEDGFVLVGSVAGQRYWSSMLNDQATITCGIWTPDDQQVYFGTTAGQLIVMDVHGAMVSEVQLAAAVTSMAWSAEKFKMEEGDDDVTGSQCSQDERSYVLAVCLADGNIILLRSFDDVSPVTIRTGLRSPLLAEWSNSKKLLAVAGIKDSDHVFQPNPQEFTNLLQFYSDTGVLVYTTAIPYTQCPVSALTWGHNDRRLFVATGARVHAAWVSRRVGSLQLLSRLAVRAALSRESSVQQLPLPPRLRALVAALFASTIRCCVPEPRELRRFVSRPPPGGGRLHCTMLRHAGEPAPCYTLYLEYLGGLVPLLKGRRTSKIRPEFVIFDPQSQETLQTTDFSTQYQAYSDGSDTERDTADLCGSPRNRRKNRRRREEKPVEETDDLAYVDTLPEHARLVEVTSNIWGTKFKIHGLTDSVPANLGQVTYRTSLLHLQPRQMTLVMTELRDDVPAGPDPTFNPNLFSEDEEEVFQEPQGSSRGSLEAQPPPIAPMTPRNSRLNANRPKSQISNQFITSEALSPALARAESYEDEFSYVDLQDMVSFCENLRATSGNTYRTPPRHNSPRCCDVPTLQSPKNAVAPTQTLIATSNPNTDYTGNIQRVKTALADQQTNMATKKDIENNKMNQISDEKSNLTSNPGSVIPLSIQGGGNLGSGSCSPSTIINGLSNPVNCPPGQSIFLNGLSGIGGSSGAVLQAASNIQNSGIQMSQMSVHSKNSLNLAGSVNGSTGLGCSSGNLNGMPTNSKSAGSANGRCNGPGSPTCSGQVHVAQSQCPLTTSQPNGGQQSSKRKDAKAQGCCGKSSPGGNQVGIAPGKSEELRYIDEENSLELGTVQFRTVHRTPTVVSIGPLCLADPIVRSCSVGYLDLVDAQLVPCEVALRMLRKEAPNKRLVLVSRKTKKRRKNKPQTEISQPNRKPPRLKNCGKSRSLDSSDIFPSTEQIATVPQLPEHLEEASNPESPESKHVEAVADLVETTPPTEANSKREKADTELQETPEVIPEKPARLEACPSPVRGSSPSGSIASSLDGLAARLRDFDESHSLPPPSPRLTSRLPRSSPSSPAPSKKGKRPASASPIRRRLLSSPLLSRRPRKSRGESSDDEGLPQEESPRNYRNLETFQKAQLRQKLKQRGAGSSGHKSDIFNKREELRMHNKAPMWNESSQVYQLDFGGRVTQESAKNFQIEFRGKQVMQFGRIDGKAYTLDFQYPFSALQAFAVALANVTQRLK, from the exons GACGAAGGATGGAAGCTGAACAGAACAAATTATTACCAAGAAGGTTGGCTGGCTACGGGAAACGCGAGGGGACTGGTGGGGGTGACTTTTACCACTTCGCATTGCAGAACCAGAGCCGCCGAGCTACCTCTTCGAACGAACTATAACCTCAGGGGTCACAGAAGCGAG GATGGCTTTGTCTTAGTGGGCAGCGTTGCTGGCCAGAGATATTGGTCATCGATGCTCAATGACCAGGCAACCATCACGTGTGGAATTTGGACTCCAGACGATCAGCAG GTCTACTTCGGAACGACGGCGGGTCAGCTGATAGTGATGGATGTTCACGGAGCAATGGTGTCGGAGGTTCAATTGGCAGCGGCGGTGACGTCGATGGCTTGGAGTGcagagaaattcaaaatggaaGAAGGGGACGACGACGTAACCGGTAGCCAGTGTTCGCAAG ACGAACGGAGCTACGTGTTGGCGGTTTGTCTCGCCGACGGAAATATCATCCTGCTGCGTTCCTTCGACGACGTTTCACCCGTGACGATACGAACAGGGTTGAGGTCACCTCTGCTTGCCGAGTGGAGCAATTCCAAGAAGCTTTTGGCAGTCGCTGGTATCAAGGATTCCGACCATGTTTTTCAACCCAATCCCCAGGAGTTCACGAATTTATTACAGTTCTACTCCGATACCGGCGTTCTGGTCTACACGACGGCGATACCGTACACGCAA TGTCCGGTATCGGCGTTGACCTGGGGTCATAACGACAGAAGATTGTTCGTTGCAACAGGAGCGCGAGTCCACGCAGCTTGGGTATCTAG ACGGGTTGGTTCTCTCCAGTTACTCTCAAGGCTTGCTGTCCGCGCTGCTCTCTCCAGAGAATCCAGCGTGCAGCAGCTGCCTTTGCCTCCAAGACTGAGAGCCTTAGTCGCTGCCCTTTTCGCAAGCACCATAAG ATGCTGCGTACCCGAGCCGAGAGAATTGCGGCGTTTCGTATCGCGTCCGCCTCCCGGGGGTGGCCGGCTTCACTGTACGATGCTTCGGCACGCGGGTGAGCCAGCGCCGTGTTACACACTGTACTTGGAGTATCTCGGAGGCTTAGTACCACTGCTCAAGGGTAGAAGGACGAGCAAAATTCGTCCAGAGTTTGTGATATTCGATCCGCAAAGTCAAGAGACGCTACAGACGACAGATTTTTCCACGCAGTATCAGGCTTACAGCGACGGCTCTGACACCGAAAGAGACACTGCGGATTTGTGCGGATCGCCGAGGAACAGAAGAAAGAACAGAAGGAGGCGGGAGGAAAAACCCGTAGAAGAAACCGACGACCTCGCGTACGTCGACACTCTGCCTGAG CACGCGAGATTGGTGGAAGTTACGTCAAACATTTGGGGGACCAAGTTCAAAATTCACGGACTGACCGACTCCGTTCCCGCTAACTTGGGTCAAGTTACATATCGAACGTCTCTCTTGCATCTGCAGCCAAGACAGATGACACTGGTCATGACTGAGTTGAGAGATGATGTACCGGCGG GTCCAGACCCGACTTTCAATCCGAACCTTTTCTCCGAGGATGAAGAAGAAGTGTTCCAGGAGCCGCAGGGAAGCTCACGCGGTAGTTTGGAGGCCCAACCGCCGCCAATCGCCCCAATGACCCCGAGGAATTCTCGACTGAACGCGAATCGTCCAAAATCGCAGATTTCCAACCAATTCATAACGTCGGAAGCTCTTTCGCCGGCGCTCGCGCGAGCCGAGAGTTACGAGGACGAATTTTCGTACGTCGATTTGCAGGACATGGTGAGCTTCTGCGAGAACCTCCGAGCCACGTCTGGTAACACGTACAGAACACCGCCGCGACACAACTCGCCGAGATGCTGCGACGTCCCGACGTTACAGTCTCCGAAAAACGCGGTAGCGCCGACGCAGACCTTGATAGCAACCTCAAACCCGAACACGGACTACACGGGTAACATTCAAAGGGTAAAAACAGCGCTGGCTGACCAACAGACGAACATGGCGACGAAAAAGGATATCGAGAACAACAAAATGAATCAAATATCAGACGAGAAGTCGAACCTGACCTCGAACCCCGGTAGCGTCATCCCCCTCTCGATCCAGGGTGGAGGTAATTTGGGCTCGGGTTCTTGCTCACCGAGTACAATAATCAACGGCTTAAGCAACCCCGTTAACTGTCCCCCGGGACAGTCAATATTCCTGAACGGTTTAAGCGGCATCGGAGGTTCAAGTGGCGCAGTTCTGCAGGCAGCTTCTAACATCCAAAATTCCGGGATTCAGATGAGTCAGATGTCGGTGCATTCTAAGAACAGTCTGAACTTAGCGGGTAGCGTGAACGGCTCCACTGGGCTCGGCTGCTCGAGCGGAAATTTGAACGGCATGCCGACGAATTCGAAGAGTGCTGGGAGTGCGAATGGTCGGTGCAACGGGCCGGGTTCACCGACTTGTTCAGGCCAAGTGCATGTGGCCCAGAGTCAGTGTCCATTGACAACTAGTCAACCGAACGGCGGCCAGCAGAGTTCCAAGAGAAAAGACGCGAAGGCACAGGGTTGCTGCGGAAAGTCGAGCCCTGGAGGAAACCAGGTGGGAATAGCGCCGGGAAAATCCGAAGAGCTTCGGTATATCGACGAGGAGAATTCCCTCGAGTTGGGCACTGTTCAGTTTCGGACCGTCCACAGAACTCCGACGGTGGTTAGTATCGGACCACTTTGTCTCGCTGACCCGATAGTGAGAAGCTGCAGCGTCGGCTATCTGGACTTGGTCGACGCACAGTTGGTGCCTTGCGAGGTGGCGCTCAGGATGCTACGGAAAGAAGCGCCGAACAAGAGACTGGTGCTCGTTTCTCGGAAGACCAAAAAAAGACGGAAGAACAAACCGCAGACCGAGATCTCACAGCCGAACAGAAAACCTCCGAGGTTGAAAAACTGCGGTAAATCGCGCAGCTTAGACTCCAGCGACATATTTCCGAGTACCGAACAGATCGCCACAGTGCCTCAGCTGCCCGAACACCTAGAAGAGGCTTCGAACCCCGAATCTCCGGAAAGCAAACACGTTGAGGCCGTCGCGGATCTCGTCGAGACCACTCCTCCTACTGAGGCCAATTCTAAACGCGAAAAGGCGGATACTGAGCTCCAAGAAACGCCCGAAGTCATACCTGAAAAGCCCGCCAGATTAGAGGCTTGTCCGTCTCCGGTCAG AGGGTCCAGTCCAAGTggctcgatcgcttcttcgctGGACGGACTCGCAGCTAGGCTGAGAGATTTCGACGAGAGTCACTCCCTGCCACCACCGTCTCCACGTCTGACTTCAAG ATTGCCCAGAAGTTCACCTAGCAGCCCAGCACCGTCAAAGAAAGGGAAACGACCGGCGTCCGCTTCCCCAATCAGACGAAGGCTTTTGTCCAGTCCTCTGCTGAGCAGACGACCCAGAAAAAGTCGGGGGGAAAGTTCGGACGACGAAGGGTTGCCCCAGGAGGAATCGCCAAGGAATTATCGCAACTTGGAGACCTTCCAGAAGGCCCAACTTCGCCAAAAG TTGAAACAGCGAGGCGCCGGATCCTCGGGGCATAAATCAgacattttcaacaaacgaGAGGAACTGCGGATGCACAACAAGGCTCCGATGTGGAACGAGTCGAGTCAGGTGTACCAACTCGACTTTGGCGGCAGAGTCACTCAAGAGagtgcaaaaaattttcaaatcgaatttAGGGGCAAGCAG GTGATGCAGTTCGGTAGGATAGACGGTAAAGCCTACACTCTGGACTTCCAATACCCCTTCAGTGCATTGCAGGCCTTCGCCGTGGCACTTGCAAATGTTACACAGCGGCTCAAGTAA